In Sulfuracidifex metallicus DSM 6482 = JCM 9184, a single window of DNA contains:
- a CDS encoding AarF/ABC1/UbiB kinase family protein: MKRELQIILKLAPRILAYREFRKKILADEKLDQIEMEEEAKKLTDVIISLGPTFIKFGQVLSVRPDIMPEPYIRQLSRLQDEVPPASFEEVREILEKDLGTQFKVLDKVPISSASLGQVYLGESKEGKKVAIKVVRPNVDKVVSNDIKIMKRLLPLLRFVLDKTFVDLMKTFVDEFSTRIFDEMDYNKEANNLRNIKEALKEYPGVKVPSLIKSTKHILVMEYVPSEKVTSTEVLSKYDRRSLSYKVFKVFMNLLLNNDYFHADPHPGNVGVNEEGELVIYDFGMVGRVDAKTRNILVRAYYALTSFDADTLVSVMDDLGAIDPYADREILAQGIDLFMQNLQGIEVDQMEVEDFLDISNQVFYKFPLRLPYKLVLPLRMISVLEGTCRNIYSEFNFLEFSERLLDEEGYKTKVILEQGREVLQNIRKRIMDSLLGKKKKPIIPARKEKRSYLPQILIISAIIVYIITENDILSILIALFGLSFIRF; encoded by the coding sequence ATGAAAAGGGAACTCCAGATTATCTTGAAGCTTGCTCCTCGAATTTTAGCTTACAGGGAATTCAGGAAGAAGATTCTAGCTGACGAAAAACTAGACCAGATAGAAATGGAGGAAGAGGCAAAGAAATTAACTGATGTGATTATAAGCCTTGGTCCTACGTTCATTAAGTTTGGGCAAGTCCTCTCTGTAAGGCCTGATATAATGCCAGAACCTTATATTAGGCAACTATCTAGACTTCAAGATGAAGTACCTCCTGCATCTTTTGAGGAAGTGAGAGAAATACTAGAGAAAGATCTCGGAACACAGTTCAAAGTGTTAGATAAAGTTCCCATCTCTTCTGCTTCTTTAGGGCAAGTTTACCTAGGAGAATCTAAGGAAGGTAAAAAGGTAGCTATAAAGGTAGTTAGACCAAACGTAGACAAAGTTGTATCTAATGATATAAAAATAATGAAAAGATTGCTTCCGCTGTTAAGGTTTGTTTTAGATAAGACATTTGTAGATCTCATGAAAACTTTCGTTGATGAATTTTCGACCAGAATATTTGACGAAATGGATTACAACAAGGAAGCTAACAACTTAAGGAACATAAAGGAAGCCTTGAAGGAATATCCAGGTGTGAAGGTTCCTTCCCTCATTAAATCTACCAAGCATATTTTAGTCATGGAGTACGTCCCCTCAGAGAAAGTGACTTCGACGGAGGTTCTTTCAAAATATGACAGAAGATCCCTTTCATATAAGGTTTTTAAGGTTTTTATGAATCTATTACTTAATAATGATTATTTCCATGCAGACCCTCATCCAGGAAACGTTGGAGTAAATGAGGAGGGGGAATTAGTTATCTATGATTTTGGCATGGTTGGTAGGGTTGACGCTAAGACTAGGAATATCTTAGTGAGGGCTTATTATGCCCTTACGTCATTTGATGCCGATACTTTGGTGTCGGTTATGGACGATTTAGGAGCCATAGATCCATACGCTGATAGGGAGATTCTAGCTCAGGGGATAGACCTATTTATGCAAAATCTACAAGGAATAGAAGTAGATCAAATGGAAGTAGAGGATTTTTTAGATATCTCTAATCAAGTTTTCTATAAATTTCCATTGAGATTACCATATAAGTTAGTTCTTCCATTGAGAATGATAAGTGTTCTTGAAGGAACCTGCAGAAACATTTACTCAGAGTTCAATTTCCTTGAATTCTCAGAGAGGCTTCTCGATGAGGAAGGATATAAGACAAAGGTGATATTAGAACAAGGCAGAGAAGTTCTGCAGAATATCCGTAAGAGGATTATGGACTCTCTTCTGGGTAAAAAGAAGAAACCTATCATACCTGCAAGGAAAGAAAAAAGAAGTTACCTTCCTCAGATCTTAATAATTTCTGCAATAATTGTGTATATTATTACAGAAAATGATATATTATCCATATTAATAGCATTGTTCGGTTTGTCTTTTATTCGATTTTAA
- a CDS encoding Hsp20/alpha crystallin family protein, whose protein sequence is MDMMETVKKEISKRLEELSKEFYENVIPPLDIYENEGFLYIIADLPGFSKDSIKVRLLGENYLQIIAERESKIEGTKYISQRPTRIDRKIRLPLRVKSDQQIAAKYDNGVLTIKAPVQSGGVTIKIE, encoded by the coding sequence ATGGACATGATGGAGACCGTGAAGAAGGAAATAAGCAAGAGACTAGAGGAACTATCCAAGGAGTTTTACGAGAACGTGATACCACCATTAGACATATACGAAAATGAGGGATTCCTTTACATTATAGCCGATCTACCTGGATTCTCTAAGGATTCAATAAAAGTTAGATTACTTGGAGAGAATTATCTTCAGATAATTGCAGAAAGAGAAAGTAAAATTGAAGGAACCAAGTACATATCACAACGCCCAACAAGAATAGACAGGAAGATAAGGTTACCACTTAGAGTCAAGTCAGATCAACAAATAGCAGCTAAGTACGATAACGGAGTGCTTACTATAAAAGCACCAGTACAGTCTGGAGGAGTAACGATTAAAATCGAATAA
- a CDS encoding class II glutamine amidotransferase, which translates to MCRMFAYYGSSSRMLNELISCLKMSSEKDPLNGRPHDSGWGYVIIKRDSISYYRSGKPIFRESVPVFLEDDDMIAIFHARKATTGKIGSQFSHPYMETNIEGTHFFAHNGTVNKEELGKKMGLTQKEFSKYVDSELAFKYYLSTRDIETIKQATETALNIFYAKVDRDTQDVELKYLNYTTPDHDKPYYHLYMDTSDGIAIYSSSLAFICKGLSRQRVPQGFNIVGRMKIEEKELQLA; encoded by the coding sequence ATGTGCAGAATGTTCGCTTATTACGGTTCATCCTCAAGGATGTTAAATGAACTTATATCGTGTCTAAAAATGAGTTCCGAAAAGGATCCTCTGAACGGAAGACCACATGACAGCGGATGGGGTTACGTTATAATAAAAAGGGATTCGATTAGTTACTATAGGTCTGGTAAACCAATTTTCAGAGAGAGCGTGCCAGTTTTCTTAGAAGATGATGATATGATAGCAATATTTCACGCTAGAAAAGCTACAACTGGGAAGATAGGCTCACAATTCTCCCATCCTTATATGGAAACTAACATAGAGGGAACCCATTTCTTCGCTCATAACGGTACTGTAAATAAAGAGGAACTAGGAAAGAAAATGGGATTAACACAGAAGGAATTTTCAAAATATGTAGACTCTGAGCTCGCCTTTAAGTATTATTTAAGTACGAGGGATATAGAAACCATAAAGCAAGCCACGGAAACAGCACTCAACATATTCTACGCAAAGGTTGATAGGGATACACAGGATGTCGAATTAAAATATTTAAATTATACAACACCAGATCACGATAAACCATATTATCATCTATACATGGATACCAGCGATGGAATAGCAATATATTCGTCCTCTTTAGCCTTCATCTGTAAGGGGCTTTCTAGGCAGAGGGTTCCGCAGGGATTTAACATAGTAGGGAGAATGAAAATAGAGGAGAAAGAGTTACAGCTAGCATGA
- a CDS encoding PaREP1 family protein — MSELVYNFIRKASEEERKSEEEFLVDVLISTRKRGIEDLLQSLSQLHLELAEKIEENDLTQAGEHYWLSLSYLIKLIALKEDMEINDYHSYYAFIEYLSYKLNDSSITIDFVNAEKLHGEFHPRPQGEGFEIRKEHAISLLEKLKKIYEVYTKGQQ, encoded by the coding sequence TTGAGCGAGTTAGTCTATAATTTTATAAGAAAGGCATCTGAGGAAGAAAGAAAAAGCGAAGAGGAGTTCTTAGTAGATGTGTTAATTTCCACACGAAAACGCGGAATAGAAGATCTTCTTCAAAGTTTATCTCAACTTCACCTAGAGTTAGCAGAGAAAATAGAGGAAAATGATCTGACTCAAGCTGGAGAGCATTATTGGTTAAGTCTATCTTATCTAATTAAGCTAATTGCTCTTAAGGAAGATATGGAAATAAACGACTATCATTCTTACTACGCTTTTATTGAATATTTGTCCTATAAATTGAACGATTCTTCCATAACAATTGACTTTGTAAATGCCGAAAAGCTACATGGGGAGTTTCACCCTAGACCTCAAGGAGAGGGTTTTGAAATAAGAAAGGAACATGCAATCTCATTACTAGAGAAATTGAAGAAAATATACGAAGTATATACAAAGGGGCAACAATAA
- a CDS encoding maleate cis-trans isomerase — MKVSLIISSENTTLEKDLKMVLSDLRTFYMKYVPGHGESERERRKAFEELSKMKHDIEDADVIIYARSYGVFSKRGWNEFKKFFSVPVVISTESIINTLKRKGSQNVFLVTPYNQFRHDYEVKWLRDFGFKVIGSIAMGRTGGPAIASTPYQLVQDSVSIGHRNQEVDSIYVACTILSTIPILDKLKGEKPVITAASAILEELENVRQRRS; from the coding sequence ATGAAAGTTTCATTGATAATATCATCGGAAAATACCACTCTTGAAAAAGATCTAAAGATGGTACTAAGTGATTTGAGAACTTTCTACATGAAGTACGTTCCTGGACATGGAGAGTCAGAAAGGGAGAGACGTAAAGCATTTGAAGAACTCTCAAAGATGAAACATGATATAGAAGATGCAGACGTCATTATATATGCTAGATCATACGGTGTATTTTCAAAGAGGGGATGGAATGAGTTTAAGAAATTCTTTTCAGTTCCAGTAGTAATTTCAACAGAATCCATAATAAATACCCTAAAAAGAAAGGGTTCTCAAAATGTATTTTTAGTTACTCCTTACAATCAATTTAGACATGATTATGAAGTTAAGTGGTTAAGGGATTTCGGATTTAAAGTAATAGGTTCAATTGCGATGGGAAGAACAGGAGGTCCGGCGATAGCATCTACGCCATATCAACTTGTCCAGGACTCAGTATCTATAGGTCATAGGAATCAAGAGGTAGATTCAATCTACGTTGCCTGTACCATTCTTTCTACTATACCCATTTTAGATAAATTAAAAGGTGAAAAACCCGTAATTACAGCAGCTTCTGCAATTTTAGAGGAGCTTGAAAATGTGCGACAAAGACGAAGCTAA
- a CDS encoding glycoside hydrolase family 31 protein, translating into MKVDIRKVSQKRGTVYNVRVNDPSPPVSFKDLGFIQASDLPYVTVLENYSIGKDTFKIVVQKDLGIREHILGMGERAFELDRRRFTFSLWNIDVGGHYNWYTDPMYKSINFFISIDKEKILGVLFNNASKGIADIGNIIYDKISLGFVDNSLDLYVLETKSMEELFELLSELTGYPFKLPEWSLGYQISRYSYYPSSTLINIIDEHLKEGVPISVVYLDIDYMEQYKMFTWDKNKFPDPKSLIEELHKRNVRVVTIFSPCLKVDQSYPPFREALGLYVENKNGEIYIDDMWPGKCAWIDFFSNEAKEWWSRKTEEWIKEYNVDGIWIDMNEPAVLGKGTFGESFHKGIPHELLHNAYGLKEVEATFDGFRRTGKDPFILSRSGYLGIHKYAVVWTGDNVSSWDDLRLQLSLTLSLSISGVPYVGFDIGGFSGRESGIRTSRDYELLLRYFQAALFMPLFRNHKAKGGEDQEIYLLPEPWRKRIKDVIKLRYEFLPYIKKLVDEANEKGHPVLRPLPYYFPQDDSSYRCDEFMVGSSILFAPILQKGTNRREVYLPKGKWANLQGDIFEGENSVESIDDLPIFVRQGYSIETASKFINFTDNKLILIDKK; encoded by the coding sequence ATGAAAGTAGATATAAGGAAGGTTAGTCAAAAACGTGGTACTGTTTATAATGTTAGAGTCAACGACCCGTCTCCTCCGGTATCATTTAAAGACTTAGGCTTTATTCAAGCCTCAGATTTGCCCTATGTGACTGTCCTGGAGAACTATAGCATAGGTAAAGACACTTTTAAGATAGTTGTACAAAAAGACTTGGGCATTCGAGAACACATATTGGGTATGGGAGAAAGGGCATTCGAGTTAGATAGAAGAAGGTTCACGTTCTCACTTTGGAACATAGATGTAGGAGGACACTATAATTGGTACACTGATCCGATGTATAAGTCAATTAATTTCTTTATTTCAATAGATAAAGAAAAAATACTTGGAGTTCTCTTCAATAATGCTAGTAAGGGAATTGCAGATATAGGTAATATAATATATGATAAGATATCCTTAGGCTTCGTTGATAACAGTTTAGATTTATACGTTCTGGAAACAAAGAGTATGGAAGAACTTTTTGAATTATTATCTGAGCTCACAGGATATCCATTTAAGTTACCTGAGTGGTCCTTAGGTTATCAGATAAGCAGGTATTCTTACTATCCTTCGTCTACCTTGATTAATATAATAGATGAACACTTAAAAGAAGGCGTGCCGATTTCAGTGGTCTATCTTGATATAGACTATATGGAACAATACAAGATGTTTACTTGGGACAAAAATAAGTTCCCAGACCCTAAAAGCCTGATAGAAGAATTGCATAAAAGGAACGTTAGGGTAGTAACTATATTCAGTCCATGCCTTAAGGTGGACCAGAGCTATCCCCCCTTTAGGGAAGCTCTTGGCCTTTATGTGGAGAACAAGAATGGAGAAATATATATTGATGATATGTGGCCTGGCAAATGTGCATGGATTGATTTCTTCTCAAATGAGGCTAAGGAATGGTGGTCTAGGAAAACTGAAGAATGGATTAAAGAATACAACGTAGACGGAATATGGATTGATATGAACGAACCTGCTGTGCTTGGAAAAGGTACTTTTGGAGAGTCATTTCATAAAGGGATACCACACGAACTTTTGCATAATGCGTATGGCTTAAAGGAAGTTGAAGCCACATTTGATGGTTTCAGAAGGACGGGGAAGGATCCATTTATTTTATCTAGGAGCGGATATCTTGGAATACATAAGTACGCAGTAGTTTGGACCGGAGATAACGTAAGCAGTTGGGACGATCTTAGACTTCAGTTGTCCCTTACATTGAGCCTTTCAATTAGTGGAGTTCCCTACGTAGGTTTCGACATAGGAGGTTTCTCAGGGAGAGAAAGCGGAATAAGAACAAGCAGGGATTACGAACTATTGCTCAGATATTTTCAGGCAGCACTCTTTATGCCGTTATTTAGGAATCACAAAGCTAAAGGCGGAGAAGATCAGGAAATATATCTCTTGCCTGAACCTTGGAGGAAGAGAATAAAGGACGTGATAAAGCTCAGATATGAATTTCTGCCTTACATTAAGAAGCTTGTTGATGAAGCTAATGAAAAAGGCCATCCAGTTTTAAGGCCATTACCTTACTATTTCCCTCAAGATGACAGTTCATATAGGTGTGATGAGTTTATGGTAGGTTCAAGCATATTATTTGCTCCAATACTCCAAAAGGGAACTAATAGAAGGGAAGTCTATTTACCAAAAGGGAAGTGGGCTAACCTTCAAGGAGATATTTTCGAAGGAGAGAACAGTGTAGAGTCAATTGATGATCTTCCAATCTTCGTAAGGCAAGGCTATTCTATTGAGACAGCTTCCAAGTTCATAAATTTTACAGATAATAAATTAATTCTAATAGATAAGAAATAA
- a CDS encoding aminotransferase class V-fold PLP-dependent enzyme, which translates to MKIDYKEFRNLVPATRKFKYLNHAAISPIPLPVLMEAFQFMYEVSESGSIGVNYAERDDLFYLRDNISKLISASPEEISLVPNTSFGINIVLHGIGLNQGDEVLTDSSEFPAIPAASSKLEKLGIKVKIVNVRPETFEYDIIDKINEKTKLIAISSTSFLTGVSPKLSLISKEAKRNGSYLLVDGIQTVGAGKISVEKDEIDFLVAGGYKWLMSPQGSGFLYVRKGLIEDPPWYGWRGDSNYEKFDIHPFSPDKGPRRFELGAYPLAPLVAMNKAIEIIRDNEDTIYDRVLLLSKVNIECLSDKGMEVVTPMEKRVGIVTVKSRNSKRSVAELYKEGIVVSPRGENVRISAHFYNDEEEVKEACEKLAIIEREINL; encoded by the coding sequence ATGAAGATAGACTATAAAGAGTTCAGAAATCTTGTACCAGCTACAAGAAAGTTCAAGTATCTAAATCATGCAGCAATTTCACCAATACCTTTACCGGTATTAATGGAGGCTTTCCAATTCATGTATGAAGTGTCAGAAAGCGGTTCTATTGGAGTTAACTATGCAGAGAGGGATGACCTATTTTACTTAAGGGACAACATTTCTAAGTTAATTAGTGCATCGCCGGAAGAAATTTCTTTAGTCCCTAATACATCTTTCGGGATAAATATAGTTCTACACGGAATTGGACTTAATCAAGGGGACGAAGTACTTACTGACTCGTCCGAGTTTCCAGCTATACCAGCAGCATCGTCAAAATTAGAGAAATTAGGAATTAAAGTTAAGATTGTCAACGTGAGACCAGAGACTTTCGAGTACGATATAATAGACAAGATAAACGAAAAAACAAAGTTAATCGCAATAAGTTCCACTAGTTTCCTTACCGGAGTTTCTCCTAAACTATCATTGATTTCCAAGGAAGCTAAAAGAAATGGATCGTATCTATTAGTGGATGGAATCCAGACTGTGGGAGCGGGAAAAATAAGCGTTGAAAAAGACGAGATAGATTTCCTAGTAGCTGGAGGTTACAAATGGCTTATGTCCCCTCAAGGATCTGGTTTCCTATACGTCAGGAAAGGATTAATTGAGGATCCACCATGGTACGGCTGGAGAGGAGATTCTAATTATGAAAAATTTGACATACACCCATTTTCTCCAGATAAAGGACCTAGAAGATTCGAGTTAGGGGCTTATCCCTTAGCTCCTTTGGTGGCCATGAATAAGGCTATTGAAATTATCAGGGACAATGAAGATACGATATATGATAGAGTGCTGTTGTTATCTAAAGTTAACATAGAATGCCTAAGCGATAAAGGAATGGAAGTGGTAACCCCAATGGAGAAAAGGGTCGGTATAGTTACAGTTAAAAGTAGGAACTCCAAAAGAAGCGTAGCCGAACTTTACAAAGAGGGTATAGTAGTTTCCCCTAGGGGGGAGAACGTAAGAATATCAGCACATTTTTACAACGACGAGGAGGAGGTCAAGGAAGCTTGCGAAAAGTTAGCTATAATTGAAAGAGAGATTAACTTGTAA
- a CDS encoding NOB1 family endonuclease: MDKIILDTAGFLAGIENAFPRVYTTAEVISEVKDSSSLMNLNMAISSGKVIVFKPKESSVKEALSYASKVKDYSLSKTDISILALALELKPCVVFTDDFSLQNVLKIAEIDYRSVKVNRKINEIREFYYKCESCGKTYSKYIEKCNICGSRVIKTRRNNH; this comes from the coding sequence ATGGACAAGATAATATTAGATACTGCTGGCTTCCTAGCTGGAATAGAGAATGCCTTCCCGAGGGTTTATACTACTGCTGAAGTCATTTCGGAAGTTAAAGATTCGAGCTCACTAATGAACCTCAACATGGCTATATCTAGCGGGAAGGTAATCGTCTTTAAGCCAAAAGAAAGTAGCGTTAAGGAAGCCTTAAGTTATGCTTCTAAGGTTAAGGACTATTCTCTATCTAAAACAGACATTTCCATTCTTGCACTTGCACTTGAATTAAAGCCGTGCGTGGTATTCACAGACGATTTCTCTCTGCAGAACGTTTTAAAAATTGCAGAAATAGATTATAGATCGGTTAAAGTTAATAGAAAAATCAATGAAATAAGAGAATTCTACTATAAATGTGAGAGTTGCGGAAAAACTTATAGCAAGTACATAGAGAAGTGCAACATATGTGGGAGTAGAGTTATAAAAACTAGGAGAAATAATCATTAA
- a CDS encoding NAD(+)/NADH kinase has product MKFKIINKPSEAVLKIAESVRKIGIEKGFDYTDNDADFVIAIGGDGTLLRAIREGKPIVGVKAGRRGFLMDVPKERIEEVFDRIRSGDFKEEKYILLEGEFNGKKVKAFNEIGVMFDRPEAIQVQAKFGRNEISIEGDGILVSTPQGSSGWSMSITRNLVSKNLEALEIVFVNPIYQPLRSLVIELSPITLKMLNKGYIQTARVVADGEIFSLMKSCEEMTVKPAEEKAILMRFFELDTIRESLWTR; this is encoded by the coding sequence ATGAAGTTTAAAATCATTAATAAACCTTCAGAGGCTGTACTCAAGATTGCAGAGTCAGTAAGAAAGATAGGGATAGAGAAGGGCTTCGATTATACCGACAATGATGCTGATTTCGTTATTGCAATAGGTGGAGATGGAACTCTATTGAGGGCAATTAGGGAAGGAAAACCTATAGTAGGAGTTAAGGCTGGAAGAAGAGGTTTCCTCATGGATGTGCCAAAGGAAAGGATAGAAGAAGTCTTCGATAGAATAAGAAGTGGAGATTTCAAGGAGGAGAAATACATATTGTTGGAGGGCGAATTCAATGGAAAGAAGGTGAAGGCATTTAATGAAATTGGAGTAATGTTCGACAGACCAGAGGCCATACAAGTTCAAGCCAAGTTCGGAAGAAATGAGATATCAATTGAAGGAGATGGGATACTGGTTTCCACTCCACAAGGAAGCAGCGGATGGAGCATGTCGATAACTAGGAACTTGGTGAGCAAGAATCTAGAAGCATTGGAGATAGTATTCGTTAATCCAATTTATCAACCTTTAAGATCTTTAGTTATAGAACTCAGTCCAATTACCTTGAAAATGCTAAACAAGGGATATATTCAAACAGCTAGAGTAGTAGCTGACGGTGAAATATTTTCCTTGATGAAAAGTTGCGAAGAAATGACAGTTAAACCTGCAGAGGAAAAGGCTATACTCATGAGGTTTTTCGAGCTGGACACGATAAGGGAATCGCTATGGACAAGATAA
- a CDS encoding MFS transporter, producing the protein MNGKRIFFARIIYAIQWFYLAPLLPSIIEKYSLPLSFAGLVPLSFFIGSGSMQLPSAFIASKIGLRRSLVSGLLIMSLSPLLVYFSGSFLQLLLSYMLAGVGASLFFSSGGGLLVLLNKDRPSTALGIYNSLFSLGGLLGLNWILLERYLGFISFALISLMTLFSSVLCYLDKSDLKPNWNVVRDKRIFYLGLSTAGVWGVYYVIGELFPTFSLYYLHISLVSSSEFTGLLLLSSMLGGSLGFLGDKVGKLRLFLISSILGTVPSLLLYTQAFLPAIFIVGIFNELAISVLYSLTTSIAKEGSSIGLAEVNTIDILLGMSLQPIGSFSGYFIWIVNLLIAMALTSFLFKLRLRI; encoded by the coding sequence ATGAATGGGAAACGGATATTCTTTGCAAGGATTATATACGCAATACAGTGGTTCTATCTAGCTCCTCTTCTACCTTCCATTATAGAAAAATATTCTCTTCCATTGTCATTCGCAGGACTAGTGCCTCTCTCGTTTTTTATAGGTTCAGGTTCAATGCAATTACCTTCTGCATTTATAGCCTCAAAAATAGGCTTAAGGAGGAGTCTGGTTTCTGGTCTATTGATAATGTCTTTATCGCCCCTACTGGTTTACTTTTCAGGATCTTTTCTCCAGTTACTTCTTTCCTACATGTTAGCTGGGGTAGGTGCATCCCTCTTTTTCTCCAGCGGGGGAGGATTACTGGTCCTTCTAAATAAGGATAGACCCTCTACAGCTCTGGGCATATATAATTCCCTTTTTTCTCTTGGAGGGTTGTTAGGTTTAAACTGGATACTACTTGAGCGCTATCTTGGTTTCATATCATTTGCATTAATATCTTTGATGACATTGTTCTCCTCAGTTTTATGTTATCTTGACAAGTCAGATTTGAAACCCAATTGGAACGTCGTAAGGGACAAGAGGATATTCTACTTAGGTCTTTCTACCGCTGGCGTATGGGGAGTTTATTACGTTATAGGAGAGCTATTTCCTACTTTTTCTCTATATTATCTTCATATATCATTAGTTTCTAGCTCCGAGTTCACGGGACTTCTTCTCTTATCGTCAATGCTAGGGGGTTCTCTTGGTTTTCTAGGTGATAAAGTCGGTAAGTTAAGACTTTTCTTAATTTCCTCAATTTTGGGTACTGTCCCATCATTACTTCTATACACGCAAGCCTTTTTGCCAGCAATTTTTATAGTAGGCATTTTCAACGAATTGGCAATTTCAGTGTTGTATTCACTCACTACTTCAATTGCTAAGGAGGGTTCAAGCATAGGTTTAGCGGAAGTAAATACCATAGATATTTTACTGGGAATGTCCCTTCAACCAATAGGTAGCTTTAGTGGGTATTTTATATGGATAGTAAATTTACTTATAGCTATGGCACTGACGTCATTTCTCTTTAAGCTGAGGCTTCGCATCTAA
- a CDS encoding NAD(P)/FAD-dependent oxidoreductase, producing the protein MGEYDIAVIGGGPIGLFSTFYAGLRDMKAVVIEAQDELGGQLIKWYPEKMVYDVGGFPGIQAYDLAMNLIEQAKMFSPEFKLNELADGLERTEDGMWVIKTNVGSYKAKSVMIATGIGKIEPVRLGAKGEVEYENKGVFYTVKRKKDFEGKTILIIGGGDSAVDWALTLAPVAKKVYLAHRRDQFRAHERSVKEMYDVATVYTWHELKEVKGDGTKVTQAVIFDNRTNEEKVLDVDAVIISIGHKGELGNMVKWGLNMKGRSVLVNARMETNLPGVYAAGDIAEQDGSAKLALIAVGFGQAAIAISVAKKYIDPRASLFAGHSSEMSKFKKE; encoded by the coding sequence ATGGGCGAGTATGACATAGCTGTAATAGGCGGAGGTCCAATTGGGCTTTTCTCAACATTCTACGCTGGCCTTCGTGATATGAAGGCTGTTGTGATTGAAGCACAGGACGAGCTAGGCGGTCAGTTAATAAAATGGTATCCTGAGAAGATGGTTTATGACGTTGGCGGTTTTCCAGGAATTCAGGCATATGACCTTGCTATGAACTTAATAGAGCAAGCTAAAATGTTTTCCCCAGAGTTTAAATTAAATGAACTTGCTGACGGCTTAGAGAGAACCGAGGATGGCATGTGGGTGATTAAAACTAACGTAGGATCTTATAAGGCAAAGTCAGTTATGATAGCTACAGGTATAGGCAAGATAGAGCCAGTTAGGCTCGGCGCAAAGGGAGAAGTTGAATATGAGAATAAGGGAGTATTTTACACAGTGAAAAGGAAGAAAGACTTTGAAGGTAAGACCATTCTGATAATAGGGGGAGGAGACTCAGCTGTAGATTGGGCTTTAACTTTAGCTCCTGTTGCAAAGAAGGTGTATTTAGCCCACAGGAGGGATCAGTTCAGAGCGCATGAAAGAAGCGTTAAGGAAATGTACGACGTAGCTACAGTTTACACTTGGCACGAGCTAAAGGAAGTTAAAGGAGACGGAACCAAAGTTACTCAGGCAGTAATTTTCGACAATAGAACTAACGAAGAGAAAGTACTTGACGTAGACGCGGTGATAATCAGTATAGGTCATAAGGGCGAATTAGGTAACATGGTTAAGTGGGGATTAAACATGAAGGGTAGAAGTGTTCTAGTTAATGCACGAATGGAGACTAATCTACCTGGAGTATATGCCGCAGGAGATATAGCGGAGCAGGACGGTTCTGCCAAACTTGCGTTAATTGCAGTGGGATTCGGGCAAGCGGCAATAGCTATAAGTGTTGCCAAAAAATATATCGATCCACGTGCATCTCTTTTTGCCGGTCATAGCTCCGAGATGAGCAAGTTTAAGAAGGAGTAA